The Flammeovirga pectinis genomic interval TATCTTTCAAAAAAATCATATAGATATTATCTGTGCAGATTGAATTTAGTTATGAACAAGCAAACAGTACCTCCTACACTAGCGAATCGAATAGAAAATTTAAGTTTTAATAAACTATGGAACTTATATTTTACAGCAATCACAGTAATAATTTTATTGCTATCACTTTCTCAAGCAATATTTTATTCATTTTCACAAAGACAAAGTATAGATGCCGATATTATTAATAAGGCTGGTAAACAAAGAATGCTAAGTCAGAAAATTACCAAATGTGTTTTATTAGTAGAACAAGGTAAAACATCACCTTACTTAGAGGAGCTAAAAAGTTCCATAGATGAATGGGCTGCAGTACACGTAGAATTAGGTAAACACAACAAGGAAATAGACAATATTGTATATCAGCAAAAAGCAGATCAATTATACAATAAGATGACCATTTTTCACGAAGATATTCTACAAACAGTGACTGCATTCTATCTGAATAGTGAATTAAAAACTAGTGATAAGATTTTAGTAAATGAAGGGTACTATTTAAGCAATATGGATAATTTAGTAGATATCTATTCAGAAGATGCAAATAAGAAATTAGCTGACCTTCAGAATACATCTCTCCTACTCTTTATTATTACATTAATTATTCTGTTCCTTGAATTAGCTTACGTTTTTAGACCTACAGCAAGAAGAACTAAAAAAACAATTGATGAATTAGAGAAAGCTAAGCTTCTTAATCAAGAAAAAATTAATGAAGTAGATCAATTGTATAGGTCTTTAGGGCAATCTTATCAGTTCTTATCAGAAGCAAAAGATAATGAAGAATTATTAAATGTAACACTAGGAAAAACAGACACAAAAGGCAATTTTATTTCAATTTCAGAGCATTTCATAGATATATTAAAACTCGATAGAAAGCAGTTACCAAAGTCAATCTTCGAATGGCTCACTAGGGAAGATTATAAGGAAGAAATGATTCAAGAAATTCTAGAATCTATTTTACAAGAAGATACTTGGATAGGTACACTTCAAGTTACTGATTCGGAAGGAGATTACATTTGGATTGAAACTACAATTAGCCTACTCCATACGTATGAACCTCAAATAATACTTTTAGGTAGAGATATTACGGAGCAGAAAGAAGCAGAAGAACGTTCTAAAGAAATTAACCAAGAAGAAATAGACAAGCATATTGAATCTCAGAAATCGAGATCACTGTTAATATTAAAAGGACAAGAAGAAGAAAGAGGTCGTATTTCTAAAGATATTCATGATGGAATTGGGCAACTACTTACTGCATTAAAATTTAGTTTAGAGTCTATCGACTCCTCGCATGTAAAAAGTGCTACGGGGAAGCTTAAAGAATCTAATAAATTATTAAAGAAAATTATAAGAGAAGTACGTAGAGTTTCTTTCAACTTATCTCCTAATACATTGGGCGATTATGGTATAAATGCAGTACTAACAAGGTTTGCTAACGAAACTAGTAGACTTTCTGATGTACAGGTTAATTTTGATAATAAATCTGATTTTAATCAAAGATTTGAAAAACATATTGAGACAAATATTTATAGAATTGTTCAAGAAGCTGTAAATAATGCTATTAAATATTCTGAAGCGGAAGCTGTAAGTATATCCTTAAATCATGATTTTGAAATTATGGAAATCATTATAAATGACAATGGTAAAGGTTTTGATATGGAAAACTTACAAATTAGAGGTGGTGGAAATGGTCTATTAAACATGAAAGAAAGAGCCGGTTTTGTAGGGGGAACAATTGATGTAAACTCTAGTTTAGGAAATGGAACGACTATCTCAGTAGAAGTACCGATTAATAAGGAAAACTAAGTAATTTTTATATATTGCGATATAAATAACTCACATCAACAAAATATTAATTAATGGATCAAATTTCAGTAGTACTAACAGACGATCATGTTGTAGTACGTAATGGCATTAAGCTACTCCTAGAGAATAGCCATGAAATTAATGTCATTGGAGAAGGAGCTAACGGACAGGAAGCATTGGATTTATGTAAAGCATTAAAGCCAGATGTTTTAGTAATTGATATTCGAATGCCTATTATGAATGGCATTGAAGCCACTTCAAAAATTAATGAGTACAGTACTACAACAAAAGTACTTATACTTTCTATGCACGATGATGCAGAATATATATTAGATGCCGCAGAAAAAGGTGCTAGCGGTTACTTATTAAAAGATTCTAGCAGTGATGAGTTTTTAAAAGCAATAAAAACTGTAAAAGAAGGGAAAAAATATTTCAGTGGTGATATCTCTAAAGTTCTTGTAGAAGGATATTTGAATATGAAACAGACAGGTGCTACTCCAGTAGCTCCAACTCTAAATCATAACGAAGAAAAAATAGACCTTACAAAAAGAGAGAAAGAGATTTTACAATATGTAGCTCACGGTAAATCAAGCAAAGATATTGCTAGCATTTTAAACAAAAGTGTTCGTACTGTTGAAACACATCGATTTAACATAATGAAAAAAATGGGTGTAAAAAGTGCGGTTGAACTAATTTCAAAAATTAATGAGATGCCAACACTAAAGAATGAGTTAGGCTTATAAGCTTACCTCTATTCTCAGTAAACCTACTAAGTACTTAGTTACTTAGTAGGTTTTTTTATGCCTAAAAATGACTAAAATTGATAATTACTTAAAAATTAATCTCTATTTATACGTATTTTTACGTAAAATTACTTACTTTTGAGACATGGATTACGTATTCAGCTAAAACAACTTACTATTCCAACTAGTACGCTATTAGTTTTAGAAGTATATGTTTCTCTATATAAAACAAACACATGCTGTCGATGGGAAATGTGAAAACATTTCCCTCGTTTTAAAATTAGCACTGAAAGATTATGAAAAATTGCTCTACATATAAATCTACTTGTTCTTACTGTGGTGTAGGATGTGGTATTAATGTCAACAAAGACGCTAAAGGTAAAATTACTGTTGACGGAGACCCTACCTACCCTGTAAACAAAGGAAAGTTATGTTCCAAAGGAATGAACTTACATTATGTAGTACAAGAAACTTCAGATCGATTATTATATCCGCAAATGCGTTGGAGTAGTCAACATGAATTACAACGTGTTGATTGGGATACTGCACTTACTAGGGCATCTGCAGTATTTAAATCTATAATTAAAAAACACGGTCCAGATGCTGTAGGAATGTATGTTTCTGGCCAATGTTTAACAGAAGAATATTATTTAGCGAATAAACTTACCAAAGGTTTTTTCCAAACTAATAACATAGATACCAACTCAAGGCTTTGTATGAGTTCTGCTGTTGTTGGTTATGTAAAAACAGTTGGCGAAGATACTGTTCCAATTGCTTATGATGATATAGAACACGCTGACACTTTTATGATTGCTGGTGCAAACCCTGCATGGTGTCACCCTATTTTATTCAGAAGAATTGAAGCACATAAAGAAGAAAATCCATCAACAAAAATTATTGTAGTAGATCCAAGAAAAACACAATCTTGTGCAATTGCAGATTTACATTTACAATTAAACCCAGGTACAGATGTGGTACTTTACCAAGCAATTGGTAGAGCTATTATTGAAGAGGGTGATTTAGATTGGGAATTTATTAAGAACCACACTGATGGTTTTGATACATATAGAAAAGAAGTTTTAGCAAGAACTTTAAAAGAAGCTTCTGCTATTACAGGGATCACAATTGATAAAATAAGACTTGCTGCTAGATATATTGGTAATGCGAAAGGCTTTATCAATATGTGGGCTATGGGTTTAAATCAAAGTGCTCAGGGTACCAATAAGAACCTTGCTTTACTTAACTTGAACTTGATTACTGGTCAGATTGGTAAAGTAGGTGCAGGACCTTTTTCATTAACTGGTCAGCCTAACGCAATGGGCGGACGTGAAGTTGGTGGTATGGCATCTCTACTTGCTGCACATCATGATTTAAAAAACCCTGACCATAGACAAAAAATAGCAGATTATTGGGGCGTGGATCATATCCAAGAGAAACCCGGTAAAACAGCTACTGAAATGTTTGAGGCGCTTCATTCTGGAGAAATGAAAGCAATTTGGATTGTATGTACAAACCCAATGGTAAGTTTACCAGATTCTAAATTTGTAGAAGAAGCACTCAAAAAAGCTAAATTTGTTGTTGTTCAAGACATCTCTAATAAAGCTGACTCTATTGAACATGCAGACCTTATCTTACCAGCTGCAGGTTGGTTAGAAAAAGAAGGTACAATGACTAATTCTGAAAGAAGAATAAGTCATTTAGAAAGTGTAATTCCAGCACCGGGAGAAGCGTTACCAGATACTGAAATATTCTGTAGATTTGCTCAAAAAATGGGTTACCATGGTTTTGATTACAATTCAACTGAAGAAATATTTAAAGAACATGCATTACTAACAAAGGGAACAAACATTGATATTTCCGAATTAGATTATACAATTCTTAAAAAAGACCGTTCTGTACAATGGCCTTATAAAAATGGTAAAAGTACAGACCGTTTGTTTACAGATAATCAATTTTTCACACCAAATAAAAGGGCTCAAATTGTCTGTACTGGTGTAGAAAACACAAGTGACTCTGTAAACAGTGAACTACCTTTAATCTTAACCACAGGCCGAATTCGTGATCAATGGCACACCATGACACGTACGGGAAAAGTAAACAAACTTAATCAACACATTCCACTTCCTTTCTTAGAAATACACCCTAACGATGCATTAACAAGAGGTTTAAAAGATGGAGAAACAGCAGTAATTCAAACTGAACGAGGTGAGTGTAGAGTAAACGTAAACGTCTCACAAGATATTAAGCAAGGCGTGATTTTTATGCCAATGCACTGGGGTAAAATCAGTAATCAAATATTTGCTAGAACTAACAATCTAACAGCAAACAAAATTGATCCTATCTCTAAAGAACCTGACTTTAAATTCTCTGCTGCACAAGTTGTCAAGTATCAAAAGTCAAAAGAAAAAATTCTGATTATTGGTGCAGGAGCAGCTGCCTATCGTTTTATACACACCTATAGAGGTATTAATAAGGAAGATGAAATTGAAGTGTTTTCAAAAGAAAGTACCCCATTCTATAACCGTGTACTTTTACCGGAATACGTAAATGAAACCTTATTATGGAAGGACCTTCAGAAATTTAATGCACTTGATGAATTTGACGAACTTGGTGTGAAAGTACATTTAAGTAAATCAATTTTAAATATTAACAGAAAAAGAAAGGTTATAGTAGATCAATTTGGAAAAGAATTTAGCTACGACAAATTAATTATTGCTACTGGTAGTCGCCCTTTTGTTCCTGCAGATGTACCTATCCATATGGAAGGTGTATTTACTATGAGGAACAAAAAAAATGCTGATGATTTAAAACAATACCTTAATAAAGATGGCTCTGTTATTATTATCGGTGGTGGTCTTTTAGGATTAGAACTTGCTGCATCTCTAAGAGAAATTAATATTAAGGTTACAATTGTTCAATTGGCTGGTAGATTAATGGATAGGCAGCTTGACCCTATTGCTAGTGAACTTCTTCTAAATAATGTAGAAGACAAAGGCATTGAGGTTTTACTAAACGAACAGGTACAGACTATCGAAAAAGCAGGTGATAAAACATATAAAGCAAAATTAAAAGGTGGTAGAACTTTAGAAAGTAATGCTATTGTGTATGCTATCGGAACTAGACCAAATATAGAACTTGGTAAAGAAAGTGGCCTAAAAGCATCAAGAGGTTTAGTGGTTAATGAATACCTTCAAACTTCTGACTCTTCAATTTTCTCTATTGGTGAAATAGCTGAATTTGAAGAGAAAATGAATGGTACTACTGCTGGTGCAGAAGAACAAGCTGACGTATGTGCAAGGTTTATTTCTGGTGATTTACTCAGTCGTTATTCAGGTACTCTTCCAATGAACATCCTAAAATTTTCTGACCTTAATCTCTGTTCATTGGGTATAATTGATGTACCTCGTAAAGACAAAAGTTATGAAGAAGTTATTCTTTTAGATAAAGCCGAAGCTTTCTACAAAAAGTGCATCATTAAAGATGATAAACTTGTTGGTACTATTCTTTTAGGTGATAAATCTGAATTTGCAGATTATAAAAAACTTATTGAACTAAAGACAGAACTTGGTGACCGTAGAACGGAATTACTAAGAGGAAAAAGTGATGCAGAACCACTTATGGGTGAAGTTATTTGCTCTTGTGGAAATGTTGGAAGTGGAAATCTACAAAAAGCTATGGCTGAAGGTTGTACCACATTAAATACTTTATGCGAAAAAACCGGAGCAGGACTTGGTTGTGGAAGTTGTAAAACCGAAATTCAAGAAATGTTAAAGGTGAACGACACACTAACAGTCTAATTAATGATCTCAAAAGGGTACTCCTCTTAAAAATATATATGTCATGCTTGAACAAGTAGAATACGATACATTAGAAAAAGAAGATTTAGTAAGAGTTTTCATTAAGGGAGGCATTTCTTCTCCTGGTGATCTTTTAAAAATTATTCAAGTTGCTGAAGAATTAAATGTTGAGCATTTACATTTTGGATCTCGCCAAGATATCCTTTTTGCCTCTCCAAATATTCCTAGAAATACTTTAAAAGAAACTTTTGAATCAATTAAAACCACTTTTGATTGTGATGGAGAATCTTATCAAAATATAGTTACTTCTTATGTTGCTTTAGATGTTATCCCAAGTACTTCATGGGTAGCAGCGCATACATACCATTACATTTTAGATACTTTTGATTTCCAGCCTAAATTAAAGATAAATATTACAGACCCTGCGCAGACTATGGTCCCACTTTTTACTGGGCAATTAAACTTTATAGCAGCAGAGAAAGAAGGGTATTGGCATCTTTATATTAGAGAACAAGAACAGGGAGAAATATTATGGGAATGTCCTAACCTTATTTACAATTATGACATTGCGAAAGTTGTTAAGACATTTGAGAACGAATACACAATAGGCATTCCTATTGAAAGCACTAAAGTGTGGAATACTATTATTTCAACTTTAGATATCAATACAATTAGTATCAATAAAAAATTAACGCTCCCTTCTGGTCCTTTTCCTTATTATGAAGGAATGCACCGTATGATTAGTGGAAAATATTGGTTGGGTCTCTATTGGAGAAATAATAAATTTGATATCCCCTTCCTTAAAGAATTATGTGAATTATGTCTAAAAACAAACATTGGCAAAATCACATTAACTCCATGGAAATCTTTTATAGTTAAAGGTATTGATAGTAAAAATATTATTAATTGGGAAAAGCTTTTAGGTAAATTTGGAATCAATGTAAGGCATTCCTCTCTTGAGTTAAATTGGCATTTACCAGTTTTAGATCAAGAAGCCTTAGAATTAAAAAACTTCCTTGTACGTGCTTTAGACAAACAAGACATTAGTACTTATGGTTTAACTTTTACTATTAAAACAAAGCCTATCATACTATTTACTTCAGTGGTTATAGAAAGTATTCCATCAAGTAATAATGATATGTATAACGTTCTTTACGCTAAAGATTTTAATTGTAATGAACCGAAGTATACCACCTTTGTTAAAAGAGTTCCTAAAGAGGCTATACCTCCTATTCTGATAGAATTGAGTCACCTTTATTATGAACAACTTGACAACAGCAATTATGGTGATGACAAACCTAAAAAATTGAATGCAACTTCTGTAATAGAAAAGGTTTACCAATGCCAAAGTTGTTTAAGTATTTATGACGAAAGTATTGGAATGCCAGATGAGGGAATACCTCAAAACACTAAATTTGAATCACTCCCTAGCTCATTTACGTGTCCATTATGTGATGCTAATAAAAATGAATTTACGGAAGTTGAAATGCCACGATAATATAGATAGGCAGACATAATGCTA includes:
- a CDS encoding sensor histidine kinase; translation: MNKQTVPPTLANRIENLSFNKLWNLYFTAITVIILLLSLSQAIFYSFSQRQSIDADIINKAGKQRMLSQKITKCVLLVEQGKTSPYLEELKSSIDEWAAVHVELGKHNKEIDNIVYQQKADQLYNKMTIFHEDILQTVTAFYLNSELKTSDKILVNEGYYLSNMDNLVDIYSEDANKKLADLQNTSLLLFIITLIILFLELAYVFRPTARRTKKTIDELEKAKLLNQEKINEVDQLYRSLGQSYQFLSEAKDNEELLNVTLGKTDTKGNFISISEHFIDILKLDRKQLPKSIFEWLTREDYKEEMIQEILESILQEDTWIGTLQVTDSEGDYIWIETTISLLHTYEPQIILLGRDITEQKEAEERSKEINQEEIDKHIESQKSRSLLILKGQEEERGRISKDIHDGIGQLLTALKFSLESIDSSHVKSATGKLKESNKLLKKIIREVRRVSFNLSPNTLGDYGINAVLTRFANETSRLSDVQVNFDNKSDFNQRFEKHIETNIYRIVQEAVNNAIKYSEAEAVSISLNHDFEIMEIIINDNGKGFDMENLQIRGGGNGLLNMKERAGFVGGTIDVNSSLGNGTTISVEVPINKEN
- a CDS encoding response regulator transcription factor, with the protein product MDQISVVLTDDHVVVRNGIKLLLENSHEINVIGEGANGQEALDLCKALKPDVLVIDIRMPIMNGIEATSKINEYSTTTKVLILSMHDDAEYILDAAEKGASGYLLKDSSSDEFLKAIKTVKEGKKYFSGDISKVLVEGYLNMKQTGATPVAPTLNHNEEKIDLTKREKEILQYVAHGKSSKDIASILNKSVRTVETHRFNIMKKMGVKSAVELISKINEMPTLKNELGL
- a CDS encoding nitrate reductase is translated as MKNCSTYKSTCSYCGVGCGINVNKDAKGKITVDGDPTYPVNKGKLCSKGMNLHYVVQETSDRLLYPQMRWSSQHELQRVDWDTALTRASAVFKSIIKKHGPDAVGMYVSGQCLTEEYYLANKLTKGFFQTNNIDTNSRLCMSSAVVGYVKTVGEDTVPIAYDDIEHADTFMIAGANPAWCHPILFRRIEAHKEENPSTKIIVVDPRKTQSCAIADLHLQLNPGTDVVLYQAIGRAIIEEGDLDWEFIKNHTDGFDTYRKEVLARTLKEASAITGITIDKIRLAARYIGNAKGFINMWAMGLNQSAQGTNKNLALLNLNLITGQIGKVGAGPFSLTGQPNAMGGREVGGMASLLAAHHDLKNPDHRQKIADYWGVDHIQEKPGKTATEMFEALHSGEMKAIWIVCTNPMVSLPDSKFVEEALKKAKFVVVQDISNKADSIEHADLILPAAGWLEKEGTMTNSERRISHLESVIPAPGEALPDTEIFCRFAQKMGYHGFDYNSTEEIFKEHALLTKGTNIDISELDYTILKKDRSVQWPYKNGKSTDRLFTDNQFFTPNKRAQIVCTGVENTSDSVNSELPLILTTGRIRDQWHTMTRTGKVNKLNQHIPLPFLEIHPNDALTRGLKDGETAVIQTERGECRVNVNVSQDIKQGVIFMPMHWGKISNQIFARTNNLTANKIDPISKEPDFKFSAAQVVKYQKSKEKILIIGAGAAAYRFIHTYRGINKEDEIEVFSKESTPFYNRVLLPEYVNETLLWKDLQKFNALDEFDELGVKVHLSKSILNINRKRKVIVDQFGKEFSYDKLIIATGSRPFVPADVPIHMEGVFTMRNKKNADDLKQYLNKDGSVIIIGGGLLGLELAASLREINIKVTIVQLAGRLMDRQLDPIASELLLNNVEDKGIEVLLNEQVQTIEKAGDKTYKAKLKGGRTLESNAIVYAIGTRPNIELGKESGLKASRGLVVNEYLQTSDSSIFSIGEIAEFEEKMNGTTAGAEEQADVCARFISGDLLSRYSGTLPMNILKFSDLNLCSLGIIDVPRKDKSYEEVILLDKAEAFYKKCIIKDDKLVGTILLGDKSEFADYKKLIELKTELGDRRTELLRGKSDAEPLMGEVICSCGNVGSGNLQKAMAEGCTTLNTLCEKTGAGLGCGSCKTEIQEMLKVNDTLTV
- a CDS encoding rubredoxin domain-containing protein, with the protein product MLEQVEYDTLEKEDLVRVFIKGGISSPGDLLKIIQVAEELNVEHLHFGSRQDILFASPNIPRNTLKETFESIKTTFDCDGESYQNIVTSYVALDVIPSTSWVAAHTYHYILDTFDFQPKLKINITDPAQTMVPLFTGQLNFIAAEKEGYWHLYIREQEQGEILWECPNLIYNYDIAKVVKTFENEYTIGIPIESTKVWNTIISTLDINTISINKKLTLPSGPFPYYEGMHRMISGKYWLGLYWRNNKFDIPFLKELCELCLKTNIGKITLTPWKSFIVKGIDSKNIINWEKLLGKFGINVRHSSLELNWHLPVLDQEALELKNFLVRALDKQDISTYGLTFTIKTKPIILFTSVVIESIPSSNNDMYNVLYAKDFNCNEPKYTTFVKRVPKEAIPPILIELSHLYYEQLDNSNYGDDKPKKLNATSVIEKVYQCQSCLSIYDESIGMPDEGIPQNTKFESLPSSFTCPLCDANKNEFTEVEMPR